In the Candidatus Krumholzibacteriia bacterium genome, one interval contains:
- a CDS encoding pyridoxal-dependent decarboxylase, which translates to MKSLLNDAAARGTAYLDSLRERRVSPQPGAITALASLHRPLQEEPVQPSRVLEELDALGSPATMASAGGRFFGFVVGASLPAALAANVLAAAWDQNAGLEALSPINATLERVSRDWLVDVLGLPASTEVGFVTGATLANFTALAAARHAQLEAQGWDVEARGLFGAPPITVIVGDEVHVSLLKALSMLGLGRERVVRVPVDDQGRMVAAEMPRIAGPTIVCAQAGNVNSGAFDPLADVAARLEGTGAWLHVDAAFGLWAAASPSLRKLTAGMNRADSISTDAHKWLNVPYDSGIVFVRDKRHLNAAMSVSAAYLVEGESRDPHLFVPEMSRRARGIEVWAALRSLGKSGLAAM; encoded by the coding sequence TTGAAGTCCCTTCTCAACGACGCGGCGGCGCGCGGCACGGCCTATCTGGACAGCCTGCGCGAGCGACGCGTGTCGCCGCAGCCGGGCGCAATCACCGCGCTCGCATCGTTGCACCGCCCGCTGCAGGAGGAACCGGTGCAGCCGTCACGCGTGCTGGAAGAACTGGACGCCCTCGGATCGCCTGCCACCATGGCCAGCGCGGGCGGGCGTTTCTTCGGCTTCGTGGTGGGCGCATCGCTCCCCGCCGCACTCGCGGCCAACGTGCTCGCGGCGGCGTGGGATCAGAACGCCGGCCTGGAGGCGCTCTCTCCCATCAACGCAACCCTGGAGCGGGTGTCACGCGACTGGCTCGTCGACGTGCTCGGGCTACCGGCCTCCACCGAGGTGGGATTCGTGACCGGCGCCACCCTGGCCAACTTCACCGCGCTCGCCGCGGCGCGGCACGCGCAACTGGAAGCGCAGGGCTGGGACGTGGAGGCGCGGGGATTGTTCGGCGCGCCGCCCATCACGGTTATCGTGGGCGACGAGGTGCACGTGAGCCTGCTCAAGGCGCTGAGCATGCTGGGCCTGGGGCGCGAACGCGTGGTGCGCGTGCCGGTGGACGATCAGGGGCGGATGGTCGCCGCAGAAATGCCGCGCATCGCGGGTCCCACCATCGTTTGCGCGCAGGCCGGCAACGTGAACAGCGGCGCCTTCGACCCGCTCGCGGATGTCGCCGCGCGGCTCGAGGGGACGGGGGCGTGGCTGCACGTCGACGCGGCGTTCGGGTTGTGGGCGGCGGCGTCGCCGTCGTTGCGAAAGCTGACCGCCGGAATGAACCGGGCCGATTCCATTTCCACCGACGCGCACAAGTGGCTCAACGTGCCGTATGACAGCGGAATTGTGTTCGTGCGTGACAAGCGCCACCTCAACGCGGCCATGTCGGTCAGCGCGGCGTACCTGGTGGAAGGCGAATCGCGCGACCCGCACCTGTTCGTTCCGGAAATGTCGCGGCGCGCGCGCGGCATCGAGGTGTGGGCGGCGCTGCGCTCGCTGGGGAAGTCGGGGCTCGCCGCCATGG